The DNA segment ttgcctcccaagtgctgggattaaaggccgtGCCACTACCACCCAGTTGCATTCGGAATTCTTAACTGAACAGTAGTCTGGGATTCAGTGTTtaacatcctcctgcctcttgtgACCCAGAAGTCTGAGGTAGCCCCCATACAGCAGAGCATCAGTAAGGATTTGAGAATTTTAGGGAAGGGTAGATGCTGACTTTGAACCTGTTGAAAACAGAATGTAGACCAGTTAGAGGTTTCCATGTTTAATTTGAGGATATAGTAGAACTTTATGTGGAATCTACTCTGTAAACCTGGTCAGATGGAACTGAATATTCAGTAAGACCTGAAAGTGAGGCCTACATGGCTTGGCAAAGGACCCCCACACAATCTGTCTTCTGATAAAAACGTCAAGTGTTCTTTTCTCAAAGCACAGCCACCTTCCCAGGTAGGAACTTGACACAGGGGCTTTTTAGCCTGCACAGTACAACTCTGAACCAATACAGAAACTTATTGGGGCTAGGGCTTACCTAAGGCAAGAACAGGAAATGTGTACCTCGCCACCAGAGAAGAGGCGACGGTGCTGATATGTATGGTTCTATATGCTGTATATCCACTGAGATGTCTGATACCACTGAACAATCCCCATTGTTTTGGCCACCTGTGGTCAGTTGCTTTTGCTTATTGTCATCTTggttgtgaagtgtgtgtgtgtgtgtttttaccaACAGCTGGAGCAGAGCCAGAAAGAAGCTTCGGATCTTCTAGAGCAGAATCGGCTTCTGCAGGACCAGTTAAGGGTGGCCCTGGGCAGAGAACAGAGTGCCCGGGAGGGCTATGTGCTGCAGGTAGGGTGGGCAGCTGACAAGACAGTAGTGTACTTGGGCTTCCGTGTGAAAGTTCTGCTCAGGCCCACAGGCTAGGAATGTGCAAACATGGCCAAGCTGTGGTCAGTCAGCAAGACCAAGGCTCTTAGTGCCATGGCGTTCTGTACATTTTCCTTGCTATGAGGACATTGATTTGTTGGACTATGTCCCAAATCTCTATAGCTAAGGACTTTCTTTAGGTCATGAAATCATTTTGTGATCTCTTCTTTGGGCTTTCTAGACATTGTGCTTTTGTGAAAACCCATGTATCTGTATGTCCTTTCTCATTGTTTTCACCAGAGTGAGATTGGACCCAATGTACACACTGAAAAAACCAGGCCATACAGCAGGCCAGTGCCACCTTAAGGCCAACAGCAAGTTAGTGCAGAACTGGAAAACTATACCACCACCCACCTACCCCCATTCCTTTTTAACCAGTTTAAGTTCCATGAGGATATATGACCACCTAGACAACTTAACCAACCAGGAACAGGGTAAAAGTGGTGGCAGCTAGGTACTGAGCTGATGGCCCAAGCCCAGTGTCTTCTTCAAGGCGTCTTCCAGAACTCTGCTGCACTCAGATCCCTAGATGTAGATATGTCAAAAAAAAGTCTCCAGGTATCTGGTATGAGGACAGGTGTTATGTGTTGTCTTATAGCCAGCTTTCTAAAATCCATGCATCCTCTGGGACATGAAGGAGATATGCCATGCTGGGTACTGCCATGCTGTTGGGAAACAAAAATGCAAAGGAGAGTGGGATGGGGTGTTAGGACTGTACGAGGCTCTCAGCAGAGACCAAGGATAAGATACTGGTTTTAGATTGCTGTTACAGTTCCGGATTCTAGTCTTATCTCTCCCACTGATCCCAGAAGCACACTCCTTCCCCTACAGTAGCAGCTTTCTGCCCGTGTAATTTAAAACTAGTTCTCCAAAGGCATTCAGCTTTCAAAGACCTGGAGTCTTTGCCATGTTGCTTGTTGACATGCCCAGACCCTTGTATACTGACCTCAATCTTTGTCATTAAGTTGCAAGTGGACCTGGAGTCCTTCACTCCCCTCAACCAAAGTCTGCTTTACCTTCGTGTCTGCTCTCAAACTGCTGCATGTGCTTCTGGCTTACCTTTGTCCCTGACCTGACATTACTGTACTGtcttcccttctagcccactcaCTATTGTCCTGTTCAGACTTTGCCTGGAACTGGCCATGGCAGGCATCTCCCTTCTACACAACCTACTCAGAAAGCCTTTCCTAATTTAAGGGTCATTTTCTTAAGCCTTTGTTGGTTCCATCATACAAGACTTAACTTCATACTTGGTGGTAAAGACACCGCTGAGGAGCTTTGCACATTGCTAACTTGTGTATCTAACATGGACCATCATGTGCATCTACATTGAACAACCTTGGTCAGCACAGGGCAGCTTCTTGTTGAATCTAATAATGATTACCCATGAGCTTTGAAAATGCTTGCAGTCAAAAGCGAAGAGGGGAAAGGGGTCTTTGGGGCACTGAGGGTTCAGAGATGCAAGCTTGGGGTAGGTGCTGTGCTAATTGCTGGGAGGGCTGCATGCTTTGGTGAACATGGTGTGGAACTGGGACTTACCTGAGTGTCACATCTGTGGCTTCCCCACCTACAGACTGAGGGAGCCTGGGCAGGCCAGATTCTAGGTGGGGCTCGCCTGACTTAGCCGTATTGTCTCCCCTGCTTTATGTTAGttctgtttttgtgtctctcAGTATGGggagttttgtgttttattttgggttttgCATGTTTCACTCTTATTTTGAGCTTAATGAAGGtttgttttattacattttgcTTCATGATCTGCATTCCCCTTGTTCTGTCTTCTTGCAGGTAGAGATTAGTTTTCCCCTTATGGTGGAGGCCTGACTACGCTTTCTAAAGGAAATATTCCAGTGTTACTTTGCTGACATCTCTCAAGTAGTTAcctgccttccttctcttcctgtcaTGGAAGGAAGTGACATCACTTTCTTGTGCCTAATGCCTTGTGCTGCTTTAAACATGTGGTGTAGAACTGCATACTTTGTTTTGCAAAACCAATTATTtcgtccttcagtctctgtttactTCTCAGTGTGATCCATTattcagctttatttggtttatttcttCTAGATACTGTTCAACTAGAGCTGTTTTATTGGTGTTTTTGTCCTTGTGTTCTGTTTATGTGGAAGCAGCTATAtttacccaaaacaaaacaaacaaaacccacattaatttgaattttttttctttaaatgaagaaaaaaaaagttgtgcaAAGGATTAAAGGCAAACCCATCAAGGAGATTTTCTATGATTGATCCTGGCCAGAGGTGTGACACTCAGAACAGGGTGGCCTGAGTGTTACTAACCAGTATTTAATCGGTTTTTTtaagactgaagtggccacctctcCATCGGGTGCCTGGCAGAGGCTCCATAGAGTCAACCAAGACCTCCAAAGTGAGCTGGAAGCTCAGTGCCGGCGGCAGGAGCTCATCACACAGCAGATTCAGACCCTGAAACATAGCTATGGGGAGGCCAAGGATGCAATCCGGCACCATGAGGCTGAGATTCAGACCCTGCAAACAAGACTTGGTGATGCCGCTGCAGAGCTGGCCATTAAGGAGCAGGCTCTAGCCAAGCTCAAGGGCGAGCTGAAGCTGGAGCAGGGCAAGGTTCGTGAGCAGCTGGAGGAGTGGCAGCACAGCAAGGCCGTGCTGCGTGGCCAGCTGAGGGCGAGCGAGCAGAAACTCCAGAGTACAGAAGCCCTGCTGTTAGAGAAGACACAGGAACTCAGGGACCTGGAAACAAAACAGGCATTGCAACGAGACCGACAGAAGGAGGTGCAGAGGCTGCAGGAATGCATTGCTGAGCTCAGCCAACAGCTAGGTACCAGTGAGCAAGCCCAGCGTCTGATGGagaagaagttgaagaggaaCTATACATTGTTGCTGGAAAGCTGTGAGCAGGAAAAGCAGGCACTGCTGCAGAACCTGAAGGAAGTAGAGGACAAGGCCAGTGCCTATGAGGATCAGCTACAAGGCCATGTGCAGCAGGTGGAGGCCCTCCAGAAAGAGAAGCTGAGTGAAACGTGCAAAGGCACTGAGCGGGTACACAAGCTACAGGAAGAGCTGGAGGCCCGAGAGGCCAGCATCCGCCAGTTAGCCCAGCATGTACAGAGCCTCCATGATGAAAGGGATCTCATCAAGCATCAGTTTCAAGAGCTCATGGAACGTGTGGCCACATCTGATGGGGATGTGGCTGAGCTCCAAGAGAagctgaagggaagggaagctgaCTACCAGAACCTGGAGCACTCACACCACAGGGTCTCCATCCAGCTGCAGAGTGTGCGCACTCTGCttagagagaaggaggaggagctgaaGCTCATTAAGGAAGCACATGAGAgagttctggaaaaaaaagaccaagacCTCAATGAGGCTTTAGTTAAAATGATTGCCTTGGGCAGCAGCTtagaggaaacagaaattaagctaCAAGAAAAGGAAGAGTGCCTAAGGAGATTTGTGAGTGATTCTCCTAAGGATGCCAAAGAGCCTCAAAGTACCACAGACCCAACGGAGGAGGACAGTGGCATTTTGACCTTAGGCTCAGTCACCAGAGTATTTCCTGGCTTTCCCCACTCACAGCCAGAGGATGAAGATCCAAGTGCTAGCCTGGGAGAAGAGGGTAGCAGTGGTAGCCTCAGCAGAGAGGAAAACATCATACCCCCAAAGTCAGCCGATATGCCTGATAGGGAGGGGCAGCTGCAAAGCACAGTTAAGTCTGATCAGGGAGCCCCTGTAAAAAGGCCAAGAATCAGGTTCTCCACAATCCAGTGTCAAAGATACATACACCCTGAGGGGTGTGCAAAAGCCTGGACTAGCAGCACATCATCAGACACCAGCCAGGACCAGTCACCATCAGAGGATAGTGTGTCCTCAGAAGCTACCCCTAGCACACTCCCAGCAGCTGCAGATGCTGAAACATACATCTCTATAATCCACTCTCTGGAGACGAAGCTCTATGTCACAGAGGAGAAGCTCAAAGATGTAACTGTGAGGCTGGAAAGCCAGCAGGGGCAGAGTCAGGAGGCGTTGCTTGCACTCCACCAGCAGTGGGCTGGCACTGAAGCACAGTTGCGGGAACAGCTCCGTGTCAGCCTGCTACAGGCTAGCACTCTGGCCTCTCAGCTAGAGCAGGAAAGACAACAGAAGGTCACAAACATTGAGCACCACTCTGGGGAGCTGGAAGACTTCCAAGCCAAAAATAGCCAAGCCCTGACATGCTTAGAAAACTGCTGGGAAAAGCTAAGGTCTTTGCCACAGGCCAACCAGGAGGAGGGCCAGGATGCATGTGCAGCCTCCCTGGCTAACATAGAGAGTATGCTTGTGAGTGCCATCAAGGCCCTACAACCATGGGCTTCCCCTGCAGAGAGCAGGatgcaggcagagaaagaaaaggggcaCCCCATGGAAAGTGGTATAGCAGCCCCTATGCAGCAGCCCTGTCAGCCCATCTTGAATGAGCAGGAGCACAGGAAGCTGCTTTCTGCTCAAATAGTCCTGGAGGCCTCACTCATCAACCAGATAGCTGACTCTCTAAAAAGTACCACTTCAAATGTGTATGGTGTTCTCTGTGAGCTTACTCAGTCGGGGGAGTggccactgaagaaagaaagtgctgCCCCCTCTGCTGGGGCTCCAATGGAGATCTGGGCCAAGAAGGTACTGGTGAATGGTGAGTTCTGGAGCCAGGTCGAGTCACTAAGTAAACACCTAGGGACACTAGGAGAAGAAACAGCCTGCACATCAGCAGACAAGCAACAGCATGTTCCCCAGAGTCTGGCTGATGCCACATGGATCCGTGCAGAGCTCAGCTATGCCACACAATCAGTAAGAGAATTGTTCCACCATAGGCTGCAGAGCATACAGGAGACCCTACAGGGGACCCAGGCTGCCCTACAGCAGCACAAGTGCATGCTGGGAGAAATCTTGGGAGCCTACCAAACCCCAGACTTTGAAAGAGTAATACAGCAGATCTTAGAAACCCTTAGGCATCCAACTGACAGGGAAGACCATGTACAGACATCCTGGGACCAGAGCCCATTAGGAGAGGTACTGAGACCAGGCACAGATGGCTCCCAAGAGCCTTTGCAGGCGTTTCATCAGAGCCCTGAAGTCCTTGCTGCCATTCAGGATGAACTGGCCCAGCAGCTGAGAGAAAAGGCTAGCATCCTTGAGGAGATTTCAGCTGCCTTGCCAGTCCTGCCTCCCACAGAGCCACTTGGGGGTTGCCAGAGGCTTCTGCAGATGTCCCAGCATCTCTCATATGATGCTTGTCTAGAGGGCCTTGGTCAGTATTCTTCATTACTGGTTCAAGATGCAATTATTCAGGCTCAAGTATGCTATGCAGCATGCAGAATTCGGCTGGAATATGAAAAGGAGCTGCAATTTTACAAGAAGGCCTGTCAGGAGGCTAGGGGGGCTTCTTGCCAGAAGCGTACACAAGCAGTTGGGGCCCTGAAAGAAGAATATGAAGAACTTCTCCACAAGCAGAAGAGTGAGTACCAAAAGGTTATCACCCTCATTGAAAAGGAAAACACTGAGCTCAAGGCCAAAGTGAGCCAGCTGGACCATCAGCAGAGATGTCTACAAGAAGCAGAAAGCAAGCACAGTGAGAGCATGTTTGCCCTACAGGGCAGGTATGAGGAAGAGATCAGGTGCATGGTGGAGCAGCTGAGCCACACTGAAAATACATTGCAGGCTGAGCGTAGCCGGGTTCTCAGCCAGCTAGACGCCTCAGTCAAAGACAGGCAAGCCATGGAACAGCATCATGTGCAGCAGATGAAGATGCTGGAGGACAGATTCCAGCTGAAGGTCCGGGAGCTGCAGGCTGTTCATCAGGaggaactcagggccttgcaggAACACTACATATGGAGCATGCGGGGAGCCCTCAGCCTCTGCCAACCCTCACACCCAGATTCCCCACTGGCCCCTGGGCCatctgagcccagagctgtgccAGCAGCCAAGGATGAGGCTGAGTCCATGACCGGGCTTCGAGAACGTATCCAGGAGCTGGAAGCCCAAATGGGTGTCATGCGAGAGGAGCTGGGCCACAAAGAGCTGGAGGGTGATGTGGCCGCCCTACAGGAGAAGTACCAGCGGGACTTTGAGAGCCTCAAGGTCTTTAGCACAATTTATTTTTCAGAGCCATTTCTCTTTGGTGATGCAAGAAAGGGGACATTCTGGGCAACTGAGGTCTTGGATTTGGGAGAAGAGATAGTTCTTAATTCTCACTCAGCTGGTGCACAGGCAGAACTGAGTAACACTCTCATGCTCCTCTATTCCTGACCCAAAAGGGAGCTAGCAAGGAAAGCAGCATCCCTGTGGGAAAGGAGAGTAGGGGCTTCCCTTGCCTGTCTGTGCTTCCAGGCATGGACACCCTTCACCTTACCATCACAGAGCCCCTGCTGGCTTCAAGTTGAGGCATCAGTATGAGGACTGCCTCACATTTCTGAAGGGCTGTCACCCACCTGACTCTTCTCAGGGAGCAGGGTTTGGACTTCATAGCCTTGCCTAGCCTAGTTTCCCAAGGAAGAGCTGGCATTGGTGAGCACCGGGTCTGagaaggctttcccacacacTTGTCTCCTAGGCTGCGTGTCAGCTTCTGTGAGCAGTCCTTTATCTTAGACTACACGGTGTGTGACTGCCTGGCCATAATCATAGTCTTAACCATTCCTTAGAATCCAGAGGAGGCCTGGTAGTCTTGTCTTCATCTTCTTCGTCACTGGAAGGTGGACAGTCTCCAAGGGTGCCTGTGCCAGGTTCCAGCAGTCTTTGCAGGCCAGTGTTCCTGCCACAGTGTCACAGCTGTATCCCAGCAGGGCATCTATGACTGTTTCCCAATACCCTTTTTCTCCATACTGAAAGGAAACAATGGAACATTGAGGCTGGAGCTGTCcctttgtctctccctttctctgacaTAGGAGAGGTTGATGATACTTGAGGCACTGGTTCTCAGCattcctttcctgacttctgtCTAGACCTTTAAAAACCATTAAGcatgtgaaaaaaaatcataaattgtGTATTCAGTGATCCTGTGGAGAGCCTGGGCCACCATCACCTGCTCCTCTTTGAAGCTGCAGGAGCCTGCATGGCCTGGCAACTTCATAGTCAGCAGGACCTCAGTGGTTATGAAGGGCTCAAGGTTATCTAATGGGAGAACACCTTAGAAACAAAAGTGTCAGGCTtgaccatgtatgtatgtgcccagGAACTTGAGACCCTTTGTGGGGCTTGTGACACAGCTGCACAGCAGACTGTCCTGAATGCTGAGCAGAGAACAGCCTTTCTCTGGATTTCTGCCCAGATCAGGGAGTCTGGGCTGTTGCCACTGCCCCATATCTCTTACCATGAGTCCACATCTTATTCATTGAGGAACTTGTTTTGATTCTAGGGATGATTTAAAAACTAGaatttggagctggagagatggctcagcgtttaaggTACTTAGCAGCAAGCATGAGGACAGCATCGAATCCTCAGCACTCAGTGTAAATGCTGAGTAAGCATATATGGCGTGGTCTCTTATAATTCTAGCATGAGGTAGACAGCAACAAAGGACCCCCAAAGAAAGATAGATAGCTAAATCACCAAGCTCTGGGTCCAAGTGAGAAATTCTGTATGAGGTGGAAGTGATCAAGGCAGATGAACATTCAGTGTCAGCCATCAACCATGGCTtccatgaacatacacacaaatacacactcattttttttgttgttcaatTGTTTTTTGTAGGGTTGTTTTATGTTGTTgctgtttgggggtttttttagttaattggttagctttttagtttttttcaagacagggtttctctgtgtagccctggctgtccttgaactcacagagatccacctgcctctgcttcccgagtgctgagatgaaaggcatgcaccaccactgtccagaACACTCAAAATTTTTAAATTGGTTTATGGAGTGACAATTTTCAAACATAATACATTTAACAATGAAGTACCCTAGTTATTAAAGATATATTAGTGTTTCTGTTAAAGAAATTTTTGGACCCTGTCTTCATATATTCCAAGATgctcaaatcaaaataaaattggaGAGATTCTTATAGGGCAGGCATCCATTATATGGACCTCAAAATCTGAAATAagccaaaatttaaaatattctcagCACTAATAGACTGCGACCAGCAAACAATCCCACAGTAAGCATTCTGTGATACGTCTCATTTAAACTTTAGGCACAGTAAACAGGCTGTGTAAAATTATCACTAGGCTATGTAGAGAAGGTGACGGGTACAGCACACACGCCACACTCAGCCCCATGATGGAAGCAAGAATTTAAAGTTGCTGAATAGAAGCTCTTGGAAAGGCCTCTCAGTGACGGTGAGGCTCAGTAAAAATGTCAAAGCCTGGTGATTGGATGCTTGGTGTTAGAGCCACACCTCTTCAGTGTTTTTAAATCATGAGAAAGTGGCTATCACAAGGTTAGGAAGAATGACCCATAGTCAAAGTAGCTGTGAGCTACAGATAGAACATAGGCCATGCACTACTGCTTGGTTGTGGAGAGCAGCCCTGACAGGACAGGCCTGGAGCTCCATGGCTGTGAGGAATGGGGAATGAGTTCCTCTAGGACTCAGTATCTATTCTGCTTGGAAGGTAGTAAGGTTCTCATTAGGTGGCATGCCTCTGCTGACCtctaaaagagatggaagaaggCACAGGCTGGCAGGAAAGATGTTAGT comes from the Rattus norvegicus strain BN/NHsdMcwi chromosome 10, GRCr8, whole genome shotgun sequence genome and includes:
- the Mprip gene encoding myosin phosphatase Rho-interacting protein isoform X3 — encoded protein: MSAAKENPCRKFQANIFNKSKCQNCFKPRESHLLNDEDLTQAKPIYGGWLLLAPDGTDFDNPVHRSRKWQRRFFILYEHGLLRYALDEMPTTLPQGTINMNQCTDVVDGEARTGQKFSLCILTPDKEHFIRAETKEIISGWLEMLMVYPRTNKQNQKKKRKVEPPTPQEPGPAKMAVTSSSGGSSGSSSSSSSSSIPSAEKVPTTKSTLWQEEMRAKDQPDGTSLSPVQSPSQSQPPAACTPRETGLDSKEDENILSGDRVDGGRKVRVESGYFSLEKAKQDLRAEEQLPPLLSPPSPSTPHSRRSQVIEKFEALDIEKAEHMETNMLILTTPSSDTRQGRSERRAIPRKRDFASETPTAPLSDACPLSPHRRAKSLDRRSTESSMTPDLLNFKKGWLTKQYEDGQWKKHWFVLADQSLRYYRDSVAEEAADLDGEINLSTCYDVTEYPVQRNYGFQIHTKEGEFTLSAMTSGIRRNWIQTIMKHVLPTSAPDVTSSLPEGKNKSTSFDTCLRPSEKQEAEPGEPDPEQKKSRARERRREGRSKTFDWAEFRPIQQALAQERASTVGSSDSGDPGCLEAEPGELERERARRREERRKRFGMLDTNDGPGMEDTALRMDIDRSPGLLGTPDLKTQNVHVEIEQRWHQVETTPLREEKQVPIAPLHLSLEDRSERLSTHELTSLLEKELEQSQKEASDLLEQNRLLQDQLRVALGREQSAREGYVLQTEVATSPSGAWQRLHRVNQDLQSELEAQCRRQELITQQIQTLKHSYGEAKDAIRHHEAEIQTLQTRLGDAAAELAIKEQALAKLKGELKLEQGKVREQLEEWQHSKAVLRGQLRASEQKLQSTEALLLEKTQELRDLETKQALQRDRQKEVQRLQECIAELSQQLGTSEQAQRLMEKKLKRNYTLLLESCEQEKQALLQNLKEVEDKASAYEDQLQGHVQQVEALQKEKLSETCKGTERVHKLQEELEAREASIRQLAQHVQSLHDERDLIKHQFQELMERVATSDGDVAELQEKLKGREADYQNLEHSHHRVSIQLQSVRTLLREKEEELKLIKEAHERVLEKKDQDLNEALVKMIALGSSLEETEIKLQEKEECLRRFVSDSPKDAKEPQSTTDPTEEDSGILTLGSVTRVFPGFPHSQPEDEDPSASLGEEGSSGSLSREENIIPPKSADMPDREGQLQSTVKSDQGAPVKRPRIRFSTIQCQRYIHPEGCAKAWTSSTSSDTSQDQSPSEDSVSSEATPSTLPAAADAETYISIIHSLETKLYVTEEKLKDVTVRLESQQGQSQEALLALHQQWAGTEAQLREQLRVSLLQASTLASQLEQERQQKVTNIEHHSGELEDFQAKNSQALTCLENCWEKLRSLPQANQEEGQDACAASLANIESMLVSAIKALQPWASPAESRMQAEKEKGHPMESGIAAPMQQPCQPILNEQEHRKLLSAQIVLEASLINQIADSLKSTTSNVYGVLCELTQSGEWPLKKESAAPSAGAPMEIWAKKVLVNGEFWSQVESLSKHLGTLGEETACTSADKQQHVPQSLADATWIRAELSYATQSVRELFHHRLQSIQETLQGTQAALQQHKCMLGEILGAYQTPDFERVIQQILETLRHPTDREDHVQTSWDQSPLGEVLRPGTDGSQEPLQAFHQSPEVLAAIQDELAQQLREKASILEEISAALPVLPPTEPLGGCQRLLQMSQHLSYDACLEGLGQYSSLLVQDAIIQAQVCYAACRIRLEYEKELQFYKKACQEARGASCQKRTQAVGALKEEYEELLHKQKSEYQKVITLIEKENTELKAKVSQLDHQQRCLQEAESKHSESMFALQGRYEEEIRCMVEQLSHTENTLQAERSRVLSQLDASVKDRQAMEQHHVQQMKMLEDRFQLKVRELQAVHQEELRALQEHYIWSMRGALSLCQPSHPDSPLAPGPSEPRAVPAAKDEAESMTGLRERIQELEAQMGVMREELGHKELEGDVAALQEKYQRDFESLKATCERGFAAMEETHQKKIEDLQRQHQRELEKLREEKDRLLAEETAATISAIEAMKNAHREEMERELEKSQRSQISSINSDIEALRRQYLEELQSVQRELEVLSEQYSQKCLENAHLAQALEAERQALRQCQRENQELNAHNQELNNRLAAEITRLRTLLTGEGGGESTGLPLTQGKDAYELEVLLRVKESEIQYLKQEISSLKDELQTALRDKKYASDKYKDIYTELSIAKAKADCDISRLKEQLKAATEALGEKSPEGTTVSGYDIMKSKSNPDFLKKDRSCVTRQLRNIRSKVSEVQLVDEVVLEDAGEIKPSADTSPPV
- the Mprip gene encoding myosin phosphatase Rho-interacting protein isoform X8, whose protein sequence is MSAAKENPCRKFQANIFNKSKCQNCFKPRESHLLNDEDLTQAKPIYGGWLLLAPDGTDFDNPVHRSRKWQRRFFILYEHGLLRYALDEMPTTLPQGTINMNQCTDVVDGEARTGQKFSLCILTPDKEHFIRAETKEIISGWLEMLMVYPRTNKQNQKKKRKVEPPTPQEPGPAKMAVTSSSGGSSGSSSSSSSSSIPSAEKVPTTKSTLWQEEMRAKDQPDGTSLSPVQSPSQSQPPAACTPRETGLDSKEDENILSGDRVDGGRKVRVESGYFSLEKAKQDLRAEEQLPPLLSPPSPSTPHSRRSQVIEKFEALDIEKAEHMETNMLILTTPSSDTRQGRSERRAIPRKRPDLLNFKKGWLTKQYEDGQAADLDGEINLSTCYDVTEYPVQRNYGFQIHTKEGEFTLSAMTSGIRRNWIQTIMKHVLPTSAPDVTSSLPEGKNKSTSFDTCLRPSEKQEAEPGEPDPEQKKSRARERRREGRSKTFDWAEFRPIQQALAQERASTVGSSDSGDPGCLEAEPGELERERARRREERRKRFGMLDTNDGPGMEDTALRMDIDRSPGLLGTPDLKTQNVHVEIEQRWHQVETTPLREEKQVPIAPLHLSLEDRSERLSTHELTSLLEKELEQSQKEASDLLEQNRLLQDQLRVALGREQSAREGYVLQTEVATSPSGAWQRLHRVNQDLQSELEAQCRRQELITQQIQTLKHSYGEAKDAIRHHEAEIQTLQTRLGDAAAELAIKEQALAKLKGELKLEQGKVREQLEEWQHSKAVLRGQLRASEQKLQSTEALLLEKTQELRDLETKQALQRDRQKEVQRLQECIAELSQQLGTSEQAQRLMEKKLKRNYTLLLESCEQEKQALLQNLKEVEDKASAYEDQLQGHVQQVEALQKEKLSETCKGTERVHKLQEELEAREASIRQLAQHVQSLHDERDLIKHQFQELMERVATSDGDVAELQEKLKGREADYQNLEHSHHRVSIQLQSVRTLLREKEEELKLIKEAHERVLEKKDQDLNEALVKMIALGSSLEETEIKLQEKEECLRRFVSDSPKDAKEPQSTTDPTEEDSGILTLGSVTRVFPGFPHSQPEDEDPSASLGEEGSSGSLSREENIIPPKSADMPDREGQLQSTVKSDQGAPVKRPRIRFSTIQCQRYIHPEGCAKAWTSSTSSDTSQDQSPSEDSVSSEATPSTLPAAADAETYISIIHSLETKLYVTEEKLKDVTVRLESQQGQSQEALLALHQQWAGTEAQLREQLRVSLLQASTLASQLEQERQQKVTNIEHHSGELEDFQAKNSQALTCLENCWEKLRSLPQANQEEGQDACAASLANIESMLVSAIKALQPWASPAESRMQAEKEKGHPMESGIAAPMQQPCQPILNEQEHRKLLSAQIVLEASLINQIADSLKSTTSNVYGVLCELTQSGEWPLKKESAAPSAGAPMEIWAKKVLVNGEFWSQVESLSKHLGTLGEETACTSADKQQHVPQSLADATWIRAELSYATQSVRELFHHRLQSIQETLQGTQAALQQHKCMLGEILGAYQTPDFERVIQQILETLRHPTDREDHVQTSWDQSPLGEVLRPGTDGSQEPLQAFHQSPEVLAAIQDELAQQLREKASILEEISAALPVLPPTEPLGGCQRLLQMSQHLSYDACLEGLGQYSSLLVQDAIIQAQVCYAACRIRLEYEKELQFYKKACQEARGASCQKRTQAVGALKEEYEELLHKQKSEYQKVITLIEKENTELKAKVSQLDHQQRCLQEAESKHSESMFALQGRYEEEIRCMVEQLSHTENTLQAERSRVLSQLDASVKDRQAMEQHHVQQMKMLEDRFQLKVRELQAVHQEELRALQEHYIWSMRGALSLCQPSHPDSPLAPGPSEPRAVPAAKDEAESMTGLRERIQELEAQMGVMREELGHKELEGDVAALQEKYQRDFESLKATCERGFAAMEETHQKKIEDLQRQHQRELEKLREEKDRLLAEETAATISAIEAMKNAHREEMERELEKSQRSQISSINSDIEALRRQYLEELQSVQRELEVLSEQYSQKCLENAHLAQALEAERQALRQCQRENQELNAHNQELNNRLAAEITRLRTLLTGEGGGESTGLPLTQGKDAYELEVLLRVKESEIQYLKQEISSLKDELQTALRDKKYASDKYKDIYTELSIAKAKADCDISRLKEQLKAATEALGEKSPEGTTVSGYDIMKSKSNPDFLKKDRSCVTRQLRNIRSKVSEVQLVDEVVLEDAGEIKPSADTSPPV